Proteins encoded by one window of Campylobacter concisus:
- the hpf gene encoding ribosome hibernation-promoting factor, HPF/YfiA family — protein sequence MNISIVGKQFELTEPIKNYIQDAFDTLGKYNLDIISARCVVAADEKQGKKGFNAEFSLNMAHKDTIVVRQKDKDLYAAIDLAIEKASKVLRREHDKKFTVKGKADDKEFRSRIGEEKIEGVEEIVPMELEIYKPLEVEEALEKLKSSDKQFYVFNDVDAKMRVIYKRTDGTFGLY from the coding sequence ATGAACATAAGCATTGTAGGAAAACAATTTGAGCTAACAGAGCCAATCAAAAACTATATCCAAGACGCTTTTGATACTCTTGGCAAATACAATCTCGACATCATCTCAGCAAGATGTGTTGTAGCAGCCGATGAAAAACAAGGCAAAAAAGGTTTTAACGCAGAATTTTCTCTAAATATGGCCCATAAAGACACTATAGTCGTTCGCCAAAAAGATAAAGATCTTTATGCTGCGATCGATCTTGCTATCGAAAAAGCATCAAAAGTTTTAAGAAGAGAGCATGATAAGAAATTTACTGTTAAAGGCAAGGCTGACGATAAAGAATTTCGCTCAAGAATAGGCGAGGAAAAGATCGAAGGCGTTGAAGAGATCGTGCCTATGGAGCTTGAAATTTATAAACCACTTGAGGTCGAAGAAGCACTTGAAAAACTAAAATCAAGCGATAAACAATTTTACGTATTTAACGACGTTGACGCAAAAATGCGTGTAATCTACAAAAGAACAGACGGAACTTTCGGTCTTTACTAA
- a CDS encoding type II secretion system protein encodes MKKTKKAFTLIELIIVITVLGVISLMSFNTLMNLYQNYFQSKVINELETQSEIALEQISMLLSHRIKQSVIARKKNGDYLALNDSGVNLSSDFEILEFIPAAYELFDGINEYKGDDTNGDPIFEEGIYSGYVDLANSSIANGLKSPGSKFNDAFRNGVMDLTCENDSNEEDVNSGSRCINADNENGGLVAIFSSILYRVGSSFGYQEILDQRHLDIAKVGIQSIDTLKISSDFKNKKISEQYKLAYTAIAIAPAEQSAEDIQNGSFDLKIYYNYRPWLNESFKKFSSTSTKAIKAESATLAKHVTRFVFTEKNGVIALKLCLKAEKSEITICKSKAVY; translated from the coding sequence ATGAAAAAAACAAAAAAAGCTTTTACATTAATTGAGCTAATAATAGTCATCACCGTACTTGGCGTTATCTCACTTATGAGCTTTAACACGCTTATGAATTTATATCAAAACTATTTTCAAAGCAAAGTAATAAACGAACTAGAAACACAAAGCGAAATCGCTCTAGAACAAATTTCAATGCTACTTAGCCACAGAATCAAACAAAGCGTTATCGCTAGGAAAAAAAATGGAGATTACCTAGCTCTAAATGATAGTGGTGTAAATTTAAGTAGCGACTTTGAAATTTTAGAATTTATCCCAGCTGCTTATGAGCTATTTGATGGCATCAACGAATATAAAGGAGATGATACTAACGGAGATCCCATCTTTGAAGAAGGTATATATAGTGGATATGTAGATCTTGCAAATAGCTCTATTGCAAATGGATTAAAAAGCCCTGGAAGTAAATTTAATGACGCTTTTAGAAACGGCGTAATGGACTTAACCTGCGAAAATGATAGCAATGAAGAAGATGTAAATAGCGGCTCTAGGTGCATAAACGCCGATAATGAAAATGGTGGTTTAGTAGCGATATTTTCTAGCATACTTTATAGAGTTGGTAGCAGCTTTGGCTATCAAGAAATTTTAGACCAAAGGCACTTAGACATCGCAAAAGTAGGCATACAATCAATCGACACGCTTAAGATTTCAAGTGACTTTAAAAATAAAAAAATTTCAGAGCAGTATAAACTAGCCTACACAGCCATTGCCATAGCACCAGCTGAGCAAAGTGCCGAGGATATACAAAACGGCTCTTTTGATCTTAAAATTTACTACAATTATAGGCCATGGCTAAATGAAAGCTTTAAAAAATTTAGCTCAACATCTACAAAGGCTATCAAAGCCGAAAGTGCAACGCTAGCTAAACACGTAACAAGATTTGTCTTTACAGAAAAAAATGGTGTCATCGCGCTAAAGCTTTGCCTTAAAGCAGAAAAATCAGAAATAACCATTTGCAAGTCAAAGGCAGTTTATTAA
- a CDS encoding type II secretion system protein, which translates to MVKRGGFSLIELILSVLVVAIVSASLPLAVRTTSNLSEQSLMQEGLMNAKTYMSLILKAPFSDQVLIAGKNTMPSSITTQEAIIFPLIICDQGANPDFYEKSGVKGEGHRILAYPVQNSSACAIRPSDSKLPESIKSVNFKVKSIKNFNTQKSISPTASTTKRDFIIDTETTPTITNGADKFVVSTPLNDSDVLQIKLDTTMKTTKESKSVLYGYAFNIGESSTLSVKEWK; encoded by the coding sequence GTGGTAAAAAGAGGTGGCTTTTCATTGATAGAGCTTATCTTGTCAGTGCTTGTAGTAGCCATAGTAAGTGCAAGCTTGCCACTAGCAGTAAGAACTACTTCAAATTTAAGCGAGCAGTCCTTAATGCAAGAAGGACTAATGAATGCTAAAACTTATATGTCATTAATATTAAAAGCACCATTTAGCGATCAAGTCTTAATAGCAGGTAAAAATACCATGCCATCTTCTATAACTACTCAAGAGGCTATAATTTTTCCTCTTATTATCTGCGACCAAGGGGCAAATCCGGATTTTTATGAAAAAAGCGGTGTAAAAGGTGAAGGACATAGGATACTTGCGTATCCGGTACAAAATTCATCTGCATGCGCCATAAGACCTAGTGATTCAAAGCTTCCAGAATCAATCAAAAGCGTAAATTTTAAAGTAAAGTCTATCAAAAATTTCAATACTCAAAAATCCATCTCGCCAACTGCTAGCACTACCAAACGTGACTTTATCATAGATACAGAAACGACTCCAACTATAACAAATGGAGCTGATAAATTTGTAGTTAGCACTCCTTTAAACGATAGTGACGTTTTACAGATAAAGCTAGATACGACTATGAAAACTACAAAAGAGAGCAAAAGCGTACTTTATGGATATGCCTTTAACATAGGTGAAAGTAGCACTCTAAGTGTAAAAGAATGGAAATGA
- the fliW gene encoding flagellar assembly protein FliW → MIFSVKSPILGFEHIKTMELIELDKFFVKLASKDDETSFTMINPFALRSYEFDIPSYYEDLMEIKESSQLRIYNIIVVALPLEKSTVNFIAPIVCNMDNMTLSQVVLDIAKYPQYGQAEMIENFIQK, encoded by the coding sequence ATGATTTTTAGTGTTAAAAGCCCTATTTTAGGCTTTGAGCATATCAAAACGATGGAGTTAATTGAACTTGATAAATTTTTTGTTAAGCTAGCAAGCAAAGATGATGAGACATCTTTTACAATGATAAATCCTTTTGCATTAAGAAGCTACGAATTCGATATTCCAAGCTATTATGAAGATCTTATGGAGATTAAAGAAAGCTCTCAACTTAGAATTTATAACATTATCGTTGTTGCACTCCCGCTTGAAAAATCAACTGTAAATTTTATAGCTCCTATCGTTTGCAATATGGACAATATGACCTTATCTCAAGTAGTTTTAGACATTGCCAAATATCCTCAGTACGGGCAAGCTGAAATGATAGAAAATTTTATACAAAAATAG
- a CDS encoding outer membrane protein assembly factor BamD, translated as MKRFSKFLAVVALLGLFSGCAEKYTELYNLTPDEWYAQVIADIKDGDLEAADKHYVSMASEHVASPLLEQILLILAQAHANDEEYLMANHYLDEYIKRYGDNGPKTEFAQYLKIKANFDSFTQPNRNQKLMEDSVTEIEKFLYMYPNTEYKPLIETMLIKFKLALYFLDMQIADLYNRTGRDVSAKIYEQKLEESPFRNSDLIKPDVAWYRKLFE; from the coding sequence ATGAAAAGATTTTCTAAATTTCTAGCAGTTGTAGCTCTTTTGGGGCTTTTTAGTGGTTGTGCTGAAAAATATACCGAGCTTTACAATCTAACTCCTGATGAGTGGTATGCTCAGGTTATAGCTGATATAAAAGACGGTGATCTTGAAGCGGCCGATAAACACTATGTTTCAATGGCAAGCGAACACGTAGCAAGTCCACTTTTGGAGCAAATTTTACTTATCCTTGCCCAAGCTCACGCAAATGACGAAGAGTATCTAATGGCAAATCACTATCTTGACGAGTATATCAAAAGATACGGCGACAACGGCCCAAAAACAGAATTTGCTCAGTATCTAAAGATAAAAGCAAATTTTGACTCATTTACTCAGCCAAACCGCAACCAAAAGCTTATGGAAGATAGCGTAACAGAGATCGAGAAATTTCTTTATATGTATCCAAATACTGAATATAAGCCACTTATTGAGACTATGCTTATCAAATTCAAACTCGCACTTTACTTCCTAGATATGCAAATAGCTGATCTTTACAATAGGACTGGTCGTGATGTTTCGGCTAAAATTTACGAGCAAAAACTTGAAGAGTCACCGTTTAGAAACTCAGATCTTATCAAGCCTGATGTAGCATGGTATAGAAAACTGTTTGAATAG
- the lon gene encoding endopeptidase La, translating to MQINENKGFPTEIPIIVEDELFLYPFMITPLFLSDDENLKALELAIQEETPILVVPTKPQQDGARDFDGIYDAGVIGTIMRRVPLPDGRMKVLFQGIDKGKISKQSGINPLRGIVDMLHVKRPSQVKTDALIVVLREKVRELSQFSHFFPPDLLKTIEESAEAIRVCDLVSSALRLKKQIAYSFFVEENLEQRLLKLIDYVIEEIEANKLQKEIKNKVHSKIDKTNKEYFLKEQLKQIQAELGADTSREEELEEYRKKLDAKKKFMAEDAYKEIKKQIDKLSRMHPDSADANTLQSYLDWVLEIPFENIAKKKSSIAEVSKHLNADHYSLEKPKERIEEYFALRELLELRGVGEKVNNGAILCFAGPPGVGKTSLANSIAKALKRELVRIALGGLEDVNELRGHRRTYIGAMPGRIVQGLIEAKQMNPVVVLDEIDKVGRSYRGDPTAVLLEILDPEQNNKFRDYYLNFNIDLSKIIFIATANDVSMIPAALRDRMEFIELSSYTPQEKFEIAKKYLLPQELKKHGLKPSDVSISKEALELIISDYTRESGVRNLRRRIADILRKVAKNILTKKNEGKISVTAKNLKEFLEKKVYEIEPADKKDQIGLVNGLAWTSVGGDVLRIEAIRIQGKGSMQITGQLGDVMKESAQIAFSVVKVLIDNKKIKVPMTIVPKLDDDKRKLEASDVYRRYDLHLHVPEGAVPKDGPSAGITMATAIASILTDTKVRHDIAMTGEITLTGRVLPIGGLKEKLIAAHKAGIKTALIPRKNYDRDLVDIPAEVKADMKIIAVDTIDDVLKNALVAKK from the coding sequence TTGCAAATAAACGAAAATAAAGGCTTCCCAACTGAAATTCCTATCATTGTTGAGGACGAGCTATTTTTATACCCATTTATGATAACTCCGCTTTTTTTAAGCGACGATGAAAATTTAAAGGCACTTGAACTTGCCATACAAGAAGAGACGCCGATCCTTGTCGTGCCTACAAAGCCTCAGCAAGACGGCGCTAGAGACTTTGATGGTATCTATGATGCTGGCGTTATTGGCACGATAATGCGCCGTGTGCCACTACCCGATGGACGCATGAAGGTGCTATTTCAGGGTATTGATAAAGGTAAAATTTCAAAGCAATCAGGCATAAATCCACTCCGCGGTATCGTTGATATGCTCCACGTAAAGCGCCCATCGCAGGTCAAAACTGACGCATTAATCGTAGTTTTAAGAGAAAAAGTAAGAGAGCTTTCGCAGTTTAGCCACTTTTTCCCGCCTGATCTTTTAAAAACGATCGAAGAGAGCGCTGAGGCGATCAGGGTTTGCGATCTCGTCTCAAGTGCACTTCGCTTAAAAAAACAGATCGCATATAGCTTTTTTGTCGAGGAAAATTTAGAGCAACGCCTACTAAAGCTCATCGACTATGTTATCGAAGAGATCGAGGCAAATAAGCTTCAAAAAGAGATAAAAAATAAAGTCCATTCAAAGATCGATAAGACAAACAAAGAGTACTTTTTAAAGGAGCAGTTAAAGCAAATCCAAGCTGAGCTTGGAGCGGATACGAGCCGTGAAGAGGAGCTTGAAGAGTACCGCAAAAAGCTTGATGCGAAGAAGAAATTTATGGCTGAGGACGCCTATAAAGAGATCAAAAAACAAATAGATAAGCTTAGTCGTATGCACCCAGACTCAGCTGACGCAAATACCTTGCAAAGCTACCTCGACTGGGTACTTGAAATTCCATTTGAAAACATAGCTAAGAAAAAGTCCTCTATCGCCGAAGTGAGCAAGCACCTAAATGCCGATCATTACAGCTTAGAGAAGCCAAAAGAGCGCATAGAGGAGTATTTTGCCTTGCGTGAACTTTTGGAGCTTAGAGGTGTTGGCGAAAAGGTAAATAATGGCGCTATTTTATGCTTTGCAGGCCCTCCAGGCGTGGGTAAAACCAGCCTTGCAAACTCGATCGCAAAGGCGCTAAAGCGTGAACTGGTTAGGATCGCTCTTGGTGGACTTGAGGATGTAAACGAGCTAAGAGGCCACCGCCGCACCTACATAGGCGCTATGCCAGGCCGCATCGTGCAAGGGCTCATAGAAGCCAAGCAGATGAATCCAGTGGTTGTTTTAGACGAGATCGACAAGGTTGGCAGAAGCTACAGAGGTGATCCGACCGCTGTTTTACTTGAGATTTTAGACCCAGAGCAAAATAATAAATTTAGAGATTACTACTTAAATTTCAACATCGATCTTAGCAAGATCATCTTCATCGCTACAGCAAATGATGTGAGCATGATACCAGCTGCACTTCGTGACAGGATGGAGTTTATTGAGCTTAGCTCATACACTCCACAAGAGAAATTTGAGATCGCTAAAAAATATCTCTTGCCTCAGGAGCTTAAAAAGCACGGGCTAAAACCAAGCGATGTGAGCATCAGCAAAGAGGCACTTGAGCTAATTATCAGCGACTACACAAGAGAGAGTGGTGTGAGAAATTTACGCCGCAGGATCGCTGATATACTAAGAAAAGTCGCCAAAAACATCCTCACCAAAAAGAATGAGGGCAAGATCAGCGTCACGGCTAAAAATTTGAAAGAATTTTTAGAGAAAAAGGTTTATGAGATCGAGCCAGCGGATAAAAAAGATCAGATAGGTCTAGTAAATGGCCTCGCGTGGACTAGTGTCGGTGGTGACGTGCTAAGGATCGAGGCTATCAGGATCCAGGGTAAAGGCAGTATGCAGATCACCGGTCAGCTAGGTGACGTGATGAAGGAGAGCGCTCAGATCGCATTTAGTGTTGTTAAAGTGCTAATAGACAACAAAAAAATAAAAGTACCGATGACTATCGTGCCAAAACTAGATGACGATAAGCGTAAGCTTGAAGCTAGCGATGTTTATAGACGCTACGATCTTCACTTGCACGTGCCAGAGGGTGCTGTACCAAAAGACGGCCCAAGTGCTGGCATCACGATGGCAACCGCGATCGCATCGATACTAACTGATACAAAGGTAAGACACGACATCGCAATGACTGGCGAGATCACGCTAACTGGCAGGGTTTTACCTATTGGCGGACTAAAAGAAAAGCTTATAGCCGCTCACAAAGCTGGCATCAAAACAGCTCTGATACCTCGTAAAAATTATGACCGCGACCTTGTCGATATCCCAGCCGAAGTAAAAGCTGATATGAAGATCATCGCCGTAGATACGATCGATGATGTGCTAAAAAATGCTCTTGTAGCTAAAAAATAA
- a CDS encoding methylated-DNA--[protein]-cysteine S-methyltransferase has protein sequence MSKAYLKSPIGILEIIASENGICEINFVDKFEKISVKDENLKLCLDELKGYFEGRLKTFSIKLDIKTTNFRAKIYEALQKVPYGETTTYAALALAAGHKNAYRATGSANAKNPVPIIVPCHRVLASSGLGGYSGGDGLPTKIWLLEHEAKHK, from the coding sequence ATGTCAAAAGCTTACCTAAAATCGCCTATCGGAATTTTGGAGATCATCGCTAGCGAAAATGGAATTTGTGAGATAAATTTTGTAGATAAATTTGAAAAAATTTCAGTAAAAGATGAAAATTTAAAGCTTTGTCTTGATGAGTTAAAAGGGTATTTTGAAGGCAGGCTTAAAACTTTTAGCATAAAACTTGATATAAAAACAACTAATTTTAGAGCAAAAATTTACGAGGCTTTACAAAAAGTACCATACGGAGAAACGACCACATACGCAGCCCTTGCACTTGCCGCAGGCCACAAAAATGCCTACCGAGCAACAGGATCAGCCAATGCTAAAAATCCAGTGCCTATCATCGTCCCTTGTCACAGAGTGCTAGCTAGCAGTGGGCTTGGCGGCTACTCGGGTGGAGATGGCTTGCCAACTAAAATCTGGCTTTTAGAGCATGAAGCAAAGCATAAATAG
- a CDS encoding bifunctional aconitate hydratase 2/2-methylisocitrate dehydratase — protein MSFFTDYEKHVSEREKEGVPPLALNAKQTSEICELIKLASKSSCDEKAQSELKFLINLLETRINPGVDDAAKIKAAFLGEVIDGLAVNGLDAMRAIKILGKMLGGYNVEILVRSLKNSDENIAHAAANELKNIILVHEYFDEIVKLSSNNKFAKEVLVSWANAEWFTHKKPIETCINAVVFKVPGETNTDDLSPASEAYTRADIPLHAKAMLVKKMPEGLEILKELKTRGKKVAYVGDVVGTGSSRKSGINSIQWHLGDEIEGVPNKKTGGVAIGTTIAPIFFNTAEDSGALPIVANVNELEMGDEIEIYPFEGEIYKLIGSEKKLVANFKLSPNTLSDEIRAGGRIPLMIGRQVTKKAREALGLGEEQIFIKPDQPKELGGGYTLAQKMVGKACGKAGVRAGAYVEPEILTVGSQDTTGPMTRDEVKELASLSFGADFVLQSFCHTAAYPKPSDLVMHESLPKFINLRGGVSLKPGDGVIHSWLNRMVLPDTVGTGGDSHTRFPIGISFPAGSGLVAFAAVLGMMPLNMPESVLIKFKGELKEGVTLRDLVNAIPYFAIKKGLLSVEKKNKKNIFAGKILEIEGLESLKVEQAFELSDASAERSAAACVVNLSVDSVVEYVRSNVALIDAMIKAGYESRETLLRRKEKMQKWLENPTLLRADKDASYTEILEIDLAQIDEPILACPNDPDDVATLSEILADNKRVHKIDEVFVGSCMTNIGHYRALARILERESKLTTRLWIAPPTKMDKSTLEDEGVYEIFKRLNARTEVPGCSLCMGNQARVNDNAVVFSTSTRNFDNRMGMGAKVYLGSAELAAVCALFGRLPSVDEYKKIVKDSLSLNKDEIYKYLNFNEISEFSI, from the coding sequence ATGAGCTTTTTTACCGACTACGAAAAACATGTGAGCGAGCGAGAAAAAGAGGGCGTGCCACCGCTTGCGCTAAATGCCAAGCAAACAAGCGAAATTTGCGAGCTAATAAAACTTGCCAGCAAGTCTAGTTGCGACGAAAAGGCACAAAGCGAGCTAAAATTTCTTATAAATTTGCTTGAAACTCGTATCAATCCAGGCGTTGATGATGCAGCGAAGATAAAGGCAGCATTTCTTGGTGAAGTAATAGACGGGCTTGCTGTTAACGGCCTTGACGCGATGCGTGCTATTAAAATTTTAGGCAAGATGCTTGGTGGATATAACGTGGAAATTTTGGTGCGATCTCTAAAAAATAGCGATGAAAATATCGCACATGCTGCGGCAAATGAGCTAAAAAATATCATCCTAGTTCATGAATATTTTGACGAGATAGTAAAACTAAGTAGCAACAATAAATTTGCAAAAGAGGTGCTTGTTTCTTGGGCAAATGCAGAGTGGTTTACGCATAAAAAGCCAATCGAAACCTGTATAAACGCAGTCGTTTTTAAAGTACCAGGTGAGACAAATACTGATGACCTAAGTCCAGCGAGCGAGGCCTACACAAGGGCTGACATACCACTTCACGCAAAAGCAATGCTTGTTAAAAAGATGCCTGAGGGTTTAGAAATTTTAAAAGAACTTAAAACTCGTGGTAAAAAAGTGGCGTATGTTGGTGACGTGGTTGGCACTGGCAGCAGCAGAAAGAGCGGTATAAACTCGATCCAGTGGCACCTTGGCGATGAGATCGAGGGCGTGCCAAACAAAAAAACGGGCGGTGTGGCGATAGGCACGACCATAGCTCCTATATTTTTTAATACCGCTGAAGATAGTGGCGCACTGCCGATAGTTGCAAACGTAAATGAGCTAGAAATGGGCGATGAGATAGAAATTTATCCATTTGAAGGCGAAATTTATAAGCTTATTGGCAGCGAGAAAAAGCTCGTGGCAAATTTTAAACTTAGCCCAAACACCCTAAGCGACGAGATAAGAGCGGGTGGCAGGATACCACTTATGATAGGACGTCAAGTGACAAAAAAGGCCAGAGAGGCCTTGGGGCTTGGTGAGGAGCAGATCTTCATAAAGCCAGATCAGCCAAAAGAGCTAGGCGGTGGCTATACACTCGCTCAAAAGATGGTTGGCAAGGCTTGTGGCAAGGCTGGCGTGAGAGCTGGTGCATACGTGGAGCCAGAAATTTTAACTGTTGGCTCGCAAGATACGACTGGGCCGATGACTAGAGATGAGGTTAAAGAGCTTGCTAGCCTTAGTTTTGGCGCGGATTTTGTTTTGCAAAGCTTTTGCCATACGGCCGCTTATCCAAAGCCAAGCGATCTTGTGATGCATGAGAGCTTACCAAAATTTATAAATTTACGTGGCGGTGTGAGTCTAAAACCAGGCGATGGCGTCATCCACTCTTGGCTAAACCGCATGGTACTGCCTGATACGGTGGGCACTGGCGGAGATAGTCACACGAGATTTCCTATTGGTATCAGCTTTCCAGCGGGCAGCGGCCTAGTGGCGTTTGCAGCGGTGCTTGGCATGATGCCGCTAAATATGCCAGAGTCGGTTTTAATCAAATTTAAAGGCGAGCTAAAAGAGGGCGTGACACTTCGCGATCTTGTCAATGCGATACCTTATTTTGCGATTAAAAAAGGGCTTTTAAGCGTTGAAAAGAAAAATAAAAAGAACATTTTTGCGGGTAAAATTTTAGAGATCGAGGGGTTAGAGAGCTTAAAAGTAGAGCAGGCATTTGAGCTAAGCGATGCTTCGGCTGAGCGCTCGGCAGCGGCTTGCGTGGTAAATTTAAGCGTTGATAGCGTTGTGGAGTATGTTCGATCAAACGTTGCGCTAATTGATGCGATGATAAAAGCTGGTTACGAGAGCCGCGAGACTCTGCTTAGACGAAAAGAAAAAATGCAAAAGTGGCTTGAAAATCCAACTCTTTTAAGAGCCGACAAGGACGCAAGCTATACTGAAATTTTGGAGATTGATCTAGCTCAGATAGATGAGCCGATTTTGGCTTGTCCAAATGACCCAGACGATGTGGCAACGCTAAGTGAAATTTTAGCTGATAATAAAAGAGTGCATAAAATAGATGAAGTTTTTGTGGGAAGCTGTATGACAAATATCGGCCATTACAGAGCACTAGCTAGAATTTTGGAGCGTGAGAGCAAGCTTACAACTAGGCTTTGGATAGCACCGCCGACAAAGATGGATAAAAGTACACTTGAAGATGAAGGCGTTTATGAAATTTTTAAAAGATTAAACGCAAGGACGGAGGTGCCAGGCTGCTCGCTTTGTATGGGTAATCAAGCAAGAGTTAATGACAATGCCGTTGTCTTTTCTACCTCAACCAGAAATTTTGATAACAGAATGGGTATGGGTGCGAAGGTCTATCTAGGAAGTGCCGAGCTAGCCGCTGTTTGTGCGCTATTTGGGCGTTTACCAAGTGTAGATGAATATAAAAAGATAGTAAAAGATAGTCTTAGCTTAAATAAAGATGAAATTTATAAATATCTAAATTTTAATGAAATAAGCGAGTTTAGCATATAA
- a CDS encoding ankyrin repeat domain-containing protein, with product MKKVVFFLFFSVCSFINLHALECSDLAKKESFKTTPNDLAYANERLFYCDGSLLNLKEVKELFDASVAVRSESQSCVGDRVYKENLNKLRWLLLKASFAPEFYQKELAKPEVAESEKDARMEYLRYWANESLFNFLKYKKFIEAYKNAQTPLVKFYESLGLDTPSAAYYATSVVNEFLTFGVGKSVNKAKILTPEQNMMAQRINSDELANLLYSKNFSTAELTNLLNIALLNEKSSDMIKEIIRRGADVNLGDETPLFFALKNIENVKILLANKADVNHKNFFGKSVLFYAVQFSDKPLCELLLKNGANANESYIDENTKMNMINLGMTQVEDTCGLEHTNRSVFMHAAAHATPEILKLLIDNGADINATDDAGFNALDYAMKEQNEKTIKFLENLGLKPNFN from the coding sequence ATGAAAAAAGTAGTTTTTTTTCTCTTTTTTAGCGTTTGTTCTTTTATAAATTTACACGCTTTAGAGTGCAGTGATCTTGCCAAAAAAGAGAGCTTTAAAACTACTCCAAACGATCTTGCTTACGCGAATGAGAGACTATTTTACTGTGATGGTTCGCTTTTAAATTTAAAAGAGGTAAAAGAGCTTTTTGATGCGAGTGTGGCTGTGAGAAGTGAGTCTCAAAGCTGCGTTGGCGATAGAGTTTATAAAGAAAATTTAAACAAGCTTAGATGGCTTTTGCTAAAAGCATCATTTGCTCCCGAGTTTTATCAAAAAGAGCTTGCAAAGCCAGAGGTTGCTGAGAGCGAAAAAGATGCTAGAATGGAGTATCTTAGATACTGGGCAAACGAGAGCTTATTTAATTTTTTAAAATATAAAAAATTTATCGAAGCTTACAAAAACGCTCAAACTCCGCTTGTAAAATTTTATGAAAGCCTTGGACTTGATACGCCAAGTGCCGCTTACTACGCAACTAGCGTGGTAAATGAGTTTTTGACTTTTGGTGTCGGTAAAAGTGTAAATAAAGCTAAAATTTTAACACCTGAGCAAAATATGATGGCTCAAAGGATAAATTCCGATGAGCTAGCAAATTTGCTCTACTCGAAAAATTTCAGTACCGCTGAGCTTACAAATTTACTTAATATCGCGCTTTTAAACGAAAAAAGTAGCGATATGATAAAAGAGATCATAAGGCGTGGGGCCGATGTGAATTTGGGCGATGAGACGCCTCTATTTTTTGCTTTAAAAAATATAGAAAATGTAAAAATTTTACTTGCAAATAAAGCCGATGTAAATCACAAAAATTTCTTTGGAAAAAGTGTACTTTTTTATGCTGTGCAGTTTAGCGATAAGCCACTTTGTGAGCTTTTGCTAAAAAATGGTGCCAATGCCAACGAGAGCTACATAGATGAAAATACCAAGATGAATATGATAAATTTGGGTATGACGCAAGTTGAAGATACATGCGGTCTAGAACATACAAATAGAAGCGTTTTTATGCATGCAGCAGCTCATGCAACGCCAGAAATTTTAAAACTTTTGATAGATAACGGCGCTGATATCAATGCCACTGATGACGCTGGATTTAACGCGCTTGACTATGCCATGAAAGAACAAAACGAAAAAACGATCAAATTTTTAGAAAATTTGGGTTTAAAACCAAATTTCAATTAG
- a CDS encoding SDR family NAD(P)-dependent oxidoreductase yields the protein MKKTAFVTGATSGFGEAIARRLSKEGYKIVALARREDRLKKLASELGDTHIIVADIRDKEAVFKAVESLPDKFKDIEVLVNNAGMALGLEKTIDAKVEDFEAMIDTNVKGLIYSTKAVLPLLYKQEKGYIFNIGSTAGSWPYPGSNVYGATKAFVKQFSLNLRNDLVGTNIRVTNIEPGLCKTEFSEVRFRGDKAKADSLYENTNFITSEDIATILVNCLDMPGSVNINRVEVMANTQTWAGLAIEKF from the coding sequence ATGAAAAAGACAGCTTTTGTAACTGGTGCAACATCTGGATTTGGCGAGGCGATCGCCAGAAGACTCTCAAAAGAGGGCTACAAGATAGTCGCTCTTGCAAGGCGAGAAGATAGGCTAAAGAAGCTTGCAAGCGAGCTTGGCGATACGCATATTATCGTAGCTGACATACGCGACAAAGAGGCTGTTTTTAAAGCGGTCGAGAGCCTGCCTGATAAATTTAAGGATATCGAAGTGCTTGTAAATAACGCTGGTATGGCACTTGGGCTTGAAAAGACGATAGATGCGAAGGTAGAGGACTTTGAGGCGATGATAGACACCAACGTCAAGGGTCTTATCTACTCGACAAAGGCGGTTTTGCCACTACTTTATAAGCAAGAAAAGGGCTATATCTTTAATATTGGCTCGACAGCTGGCTCATGGCCATATCCTGGAAGTAACGTTTATGGTGCTACAAAGGCCTTTGTAAAGCAGTTTAGCCTAAATTTAAGAAACGATCTAGTTGGTACAAATATCAGGGTGACAAACATTGAGCCAGGGCTTTGTAAGACTGAATTTAGCGAGGTTAGATTTAGAGGAGATAAAGCAAAGGCGGATAGTCTTTATGAAAATACAAATTTCATCACATCTGAGGATATCGCGACGATTTTGGTAAATTGTCTAGATATGCCTGGAAGTGTTAATATAAATAGAGTCGAAGTCATGGCGAACACGCAGACTTGGGCTGGACTTGCGATAGAAAAATTTTAA